From Etheostoma spectabile isolate EspeVRDwgs_2016 chromosome 19, UIUC_Espe_1.0, whole genome shotgun sequence, the proteins below share one genomic window:
- the LOC116707065 gene encoding uncharacterized protein LOC116707065 — MSRTFQSVDLLALSFLLLMVKSQQDPILPPQNVSLRWINDFLPEWSWAPPQHSKGNCKYEVQSNTKDKNRWRGADTVKTTWRHHAVMQGGYLQFTVKTVCGDKHSTEVGMEIDYTELVKNLECYIHSAKQTHCSWLPGSHAPDLKFYYRFWKDDFTVSPNDKTTVDLRECSLYAEGVRTACDLEASISQTIEILINGTHNNSFARNTFQKKLRNHVRPPALKWTVNKSKNKFLINWTPPDIQVEWTYIVNYTECVQTKNESFGHRETSTVLNLVPHCQYSFAIKATSTGGGTPWSDVKNFAAETDPNAWLYAAAIVPLMFAGLAVLGFVCFRKHKEHIFPKVPEPRDLVSDIFDNNNKSTVCNLYIPAEEEDNCKITLVEEP, encoded by the exons ATGAGCAGGACGTTTCAAAGTGTGGACTTGTTGGCGTTAAGCTTCCTCCTCCTAATGGTGAAATCCCAACAAG ACCCAATCTTACCACCACAAAATGTGTCCCTACGATGGATTAATGATTTTCTACCAGAGTGGTCCTGGGCACCACCACAGCATTCAAAGGGAAACTGCAAATATGAAGTGCAATCAAACACCAAGGACAAAAACCGCTGGAGAGGAGCG GACACCGTAAAGACTACTTGGCGTCACCACGCTGTGATGCAAGGAGGATATCTGCAGTTCACGGTTAAAACTGTGTGTGGTGACAAACATAGTACTGAGGTTGGCATGGAAATCGACTACACAG AGCTGGTGAAGAATTTGGAGTGCTACATCCATTCCGCTAAACAAACTCACTGCTCCTGGCTCCCGGGCAGTCATGCTCCAGATCTAAAGTTTTACTATCg TTTCTGGAAGGACGATTTCACCGTCTCTCCAAACGACAAGACCACCGTCGACCTAAGAGAGTGCTCCCTGTACGCTGAAGGGGTGAGGACTGCTTGTGATCTGGAGGCGAGCATCAGCCAGACCATCGAGATCTTGATAAATGGAACGCATAACAACAGCTTTGCCAGGAACACCTTCCAGAAAAAGCTTAGAAATCATG TGAGACCTCCTGCCCTTAAGTGGACAGTCAATAAATCTAAGAATAAATTCCTTATCAACTGGACTCCTCCTGACATCCAAGTGGAATGGACTTATATAGTAAATTACACCGAATGTGTTCAAACAAAG AATGAATCGTTTGGACATAGAGAAACATCCACTGTGTTGAACCTGGTCCCTCACTGTCAGTACAGTTTTGCCATTAAAGCAACGTCTACTGGAGGAGGGACACCTTGGAGTGATGTAAAGAATTTTG CTGCAGAAACGGATCCTAACGCGTGGCTGTATGCTGCCGCCATCGTCCCATTGATGTTCGCCGGCCTGGCAGTCCtgggttttgtgtgtttcaggAA GCATAAGGAACATATTTTTCCCAAAGTGCCAGAACCTCGGGACCTTGTCAGTGATATTTTTGACAACAACAATAag AGCACTGTTTGCAACCTGTATATCccggcagaggaagaagacaacTGTAAAATCACTCTAGTGGAGGAGCCCTAA